In Actinomycetota bacterium, a genomic segment contains:
- a CDS encoding CoA transferase: MTSLPSTSASAWAQSLLELLGVPTSIAQPTDSAPIADWASSGAVAITGYPDRPLLPSGAAATAARGAMLALDALVGPLGIRGEALLAERAAISQWPANAPWSLGNHCRAVRARDEFFALSLARQEDLELIPALVSQKESAGWDAVELWAWHLSAREAVDRCRLLGLPAAVIAEVAPGELMRITSVQSKGHRALTDMRVLDLSSLWAGPLCGNLLGLSGAKVMRMESVTRPDGGRKGLPLFDDLLHSGQPSVTFHTDNLDLLHALVDTADIVITSARPRGLASLELDPQRFLASREHGVWVQLSAYGSTGPQADWVGFGDDSAMAAGLVRWIDGTPIPVADALADPLTGIHAAVAAAAMTKRGGTHLIEIALADVAAATAGSEPDHDPYFAQGLWKVDTEFGVRPMHMPRARTVLAPARALGEDTEVVQSWFGL, from the coding sequence ATGACATCGCTGCCGTCGACTAGTGCGAGTGCGTGGGCTCAGTCACTGCTTGAGTTGCTTGGCGTACCCACCTCCATTGCCCAGCCCACCGACAGTGCACCCATCGCTGATTGGGCTAGCAGTGGCGCTGTCGCCATCACGGGATACCCGGATCGACCTCTGCTTCCAAGTGGAGCAGCCGCAACTGCCGCGCGCGGAGCGATGCTTGCCCTCGATGCGCTCGTAGGTCCGCTCGGCATTCGCGGGGAAGCGCTTCTGGCTGAACGCGCAGCAATCTCACAATGGCCAGCCAATGCGCCATGGTCTCTTGGCAATCACTGCCGGGCCGTACGCGCCAGAGATGAATTCTTCGCATTGTCGCTGGCTCGCCAGGAGGATCTGGAGTTGATTCCGGCTTTGGTGAGCCAGAAGGAATCCGCGGGCTGGGATGCAGTGGAGCTGTGGGCCTGGCACCTAAGCGCGCGCGAGGCCGTTGATCGATGCCGCCTTCTTGGCCTTCCGGCCGCCGTCATCGCAGAGGTGGCGCCAGGTGAGCTCATGCGCATCACTTCAGTGCAATCCAAGGGTCATCGCGCTTTGACCGACATGAGAGTTCTTGACCTTTCGAGTCTGTGGGCTGGTCCACTCTGTGGAAACCTCCTTGGCCTTAGCGGCGCCAAGGTGATGCGGATGGAGAGCGTCACAAGGCCTGACGGTGGGCGAAAGGGTCTGCCGCTCTTCGACGATCTGCTGCACTCCGGTCAGCCTTCAGTGACGTTCCATACCGACAACCTCGACCTGCTGCACGCACTGGTCGATACCGCCGACATCGTCATCACTTCGGCGCGGCCACGAGGTCTGGCATCACTTGAACTTGATCCACAGCGGTTTCTCGCCAGTCGAGAGCACGGTGTGTGGGTACAACTCAGTGCCTATGGTTCCACCGGTCCCCAAGCCGACTGGGTCGGCTTTGGCGACGACTCCGCGATGGCGGCTGGCCTCGTCCGCTGGATCGACGGCACTCCCATACCGGTGGCCGATGCGCTTGCTGATCCACTGACTGGCATCCATGCCGCTGTCGCTGCCGCTGCGATGACCAAGCGCGGTGGGACGCATCTCATTGAGATTGCCTTGGCAGATGTCGCAGCCGCAACTGCGGGCTCAGAGCCTGATCACGATCCGTACTTCGCACAGGGACTTTGGAAGGTCGACACCGAGTTCGGCGTCCGGCCAATGCACATGCCAAGGGCGCGAACGGTACTTGCTCCCGCGCGCGCCCTTGGTGAAGACACTGAAGTTGTGCAGTCGTGGTTTGGTCTCTAG
- a CDS encoding DoxX family protein, whose protein sequence is MLLIRLAIGPMIIAHGYNKIFGAGGLTGTANWFEGLGLKPGWVHARVAAFTEISVGIIITLGLFTSFGAAGIIGLMVVAMFTDHRGKGYFVFKGGLEYVLFVAITAAALASAGPGRWSLDHVFDLGWFGVRWAVGAVVLGVGAALLMLATSYRPVKKSPES, encoded by the coding sequence ATGCTTCTCATCCGCTTGGCAATTGGGCCCATGATCATTGCGCACGGTTATAACAAGATCTTTGGTGCTGGTGGTCTGACTGGCACGGCGAATTGGTTTGAAGGACTTGGACTGAAGCCGGGCTGGGTGCATGCCCGCGTTGCTGCTTTCACCGAGATTTCCGTCGGCATCATCATCACTCTTGGCCTGTTCACCAGTTTCGGAGCTGCCGGCATCATCGGACTCATGGTCGTGGCCATGTTCACCGACCATCGAGGCAAGGGCTACTTCGTCTTCAAGGGTGGCCTCGAGTATGTGCTGTTCGTAGCAATAACTGCGGCGGCGCTGGCTTCGGCTGGACCAGGCCGCTGGTCACTTGATCATGTATTCGATCTGGGCTGGTTTGGCGTGCGCTGGGCTGTCGGCGCGGTCGTGCTCGGTGTTGGTGCAGCGTTGCTCATGCTGGCAACGTCCTACCGACCAGTGAAGAAGTCGCCAGAAAGCTAG
- a CDS encoding ABC transporter substrate-binding protein: MSAAVALSFAAAGANAAPTPAPKVTTNASCPASEGVTPTSIKLGYFVPKTGPAASNFAGGEQAARLRIAQENAKGGINGRKIELIAYDDQANAATQVTVANKALESDRIFGLIMTSANDAAFPTFKAQNVPVTGFNVLAMASDRNTFSVVGPTSPTIISTAIAERLKQAGVSNVALIAHNSPSAAAGMINTSKALAASGTGVKQALLITDEPQGAHDATSTALRVRNSGADGAYMSMFVDGVVSIAQALKQQGVNLKGSVGAGLVDPAVIAKAAGPLEGMIGTTYGTIPAGVPGAAGMRTYINGMKAAGLNPYSPTAPIAFAAADLMIHGLKLAGKCPTRASFIDNLRKVTKYNAAGMMPQSVSFQPGVTPMGSPANCSWYVVIKNGVPIPDAKATCGKLVDATTGQVVG; this comes from the coding sequence ATGAGCGCAGCAGTTGCGCTCTCGTTCGCAGCCGCAGGCGCCAATGCAGCTCCCACGCCAGCGCCAAAGGTCACCACCAATGCCAGCTGCCCAGCCAGCGAAGGTGTGACGCCCACTTCGATCAAGCTCGGCTACTTCGTGCCGAAGACTGGTCCGGCCGCCTCGAACTTCGCAGGCGGCGAGCAGGCTGCTCGTCTGCGCATCGCACAGGAGAACGCCAAGGGTGGCATCAACGGGCGAAAGATCGAGCTGATTGCATACGACGATCAGGCCAACGCCGCGACGCAGGTTACGGTGGCGAACAAGGCACTTGAGAGCGATCGCATCTTCGGCCTGATCATGACCTCGGCGAACGACGCGGCGTTCCCGACCTTCAAGGCGCAGAACGTTCCCGTGACCGGCTTCAACGTTCTGGCAATGGCAAGTGACCGAAATACCTTCTCTGTTGTCGGCCCGACTTCGCCCACCATCATCAGCACTGCCATTGCTGAGCGGCTCAAGCAAGCCGGCGTGAGCAATGTGGCGCTGATCGCACACAACAGCCCAAGCGCGGCTGCTGGCATGATCAACACCTCGAAGGCACTTGCTGCCAGTGGCACGGGTGTGAAGCAGGCCTTGTTGATTACTGACGAGCCACAGGGTGCGCACGACGCAACCTCCACTGCACTGCGAGTACGCAACTCGGGCGCCGATGGCGCATACATGTCGATGTTCGTCGACGGTGTCGTGTCCATTGCTCAGGCACTGAAGCAGCAGGGAGTCAACCTGAAGGGCTCAGTCGGCGCCGGTCTGGTCGATCCAGCAGTGATCGCCAAGGCAGCTGGTCCTCTTGAAGGCATGATCGGTACGACCTACGGCACAATCCCGGCCGGCGTGCCAGGTGCGGCCGGAATGCGTACCTACATCAACGGCATGAAGGCGGCAGGGCTCAACCCCTACAGCCCCACCGCCCCGATCGCCTTTGCGGCAGCGGACTTGATGATCCACGGCTTGAAGCTCGCTGGTAAGTGCCCAACTCGGGCTTCCTTCATCGACAACCTGCGCAAGGTCACCAAGTACAACGCGGCAGGCATGATGCCGCAGTCGGTCTCCTTCCAGCCGGGTGTCACTCCGATGGGCTCGCCGGCCAACTGCTCCTGGTACGTAGTGATCAAGAATGGTGTCCCCATTCCTGACGCCAAGGCCACCTGCGGCAAGTTGGTGGACGCAACGACGGGCCAGGTCGTCGGCTAG
- a CDS encoding CoA transferase, with product MKMLEGIRVLDLTMWAFCPSAGAVLAEWGADVIHIENAKSPDPLRTLAGGGTLEPGKAHWMFNHYNRGKRGIALDLANEEAREALYALVRESDVFLTSFLPKTRNKLGFDVDQLRAINPNIIYAKGTGGGPLGPENHRGGYDGATWWHRGSLAATVMSVTQTTTPSGMIGHGDGMSGLVLAGGIAAALFKRERSGEAVVVDSSLLGTAAWFNAPAIIGKAVDGPNSMMGQYIPREMGQWSGATYRTSDDRFLGLLHLGDHQAEFVNLCENLERMDLVADPRFASPMDRMTNSAELMAIMDGIFASKTLIEWKAILVHSKGVWAPVQTVEEMPDDVQVQANGMIRTAEYGGRQQPIVMPPVMFNEDAGPCNPAPDFGQHTDEVLRDIAGYDASRIAELHAAGAIV from the coding sequence ATGAAGATGCTCGAAGGTATTCGCGTTCTCGATCTGACCATGTGGGCGTTCTGCCCTTCGGCTGGAGCCGTGCTCGCCGAGTGGGGCGCTGATGTCATTCACATCGAAAATGCCAAGTCACCGGACCCGTTGCGAACCTTGGCCGGCGGCGGCACCCTGGAGCCCGGCAAGGCTCATTGGATGTTCAATCACTACAACCGTGGCAAGCGCGGCATTGCCTTGGATCTGGCCAATGAGGAAGCTCGTGAGGCGCTGTATGCCCTCGTGCGCGAATCGGATGTGTTCCTGACAAGCTTCCTGCCCAAGACGCGCAACAAGCTTGGCTTTGATGTCGATCAACTGCGGGCTATCAATCCCAACATCATCTACGCCAAGGGCACAGGTGGTGGACCGCTTGGACCCGAGAATCATCGAGGCGGATACGACGGCGCTACCTGGTGGCATCGCGGATCGCTTGCCGCCACTGTGATGAGCGTGACGCAGACGACGACGCCCTCGGGAATGATCGGTCATGGCGATGGCATGTCAGGACTCGTGCTGGCCGGCGGAATCGCGGCTGCGTTGTTCAAGCGCGAGCGTTCGGGTGAGGCAGTTGTGGTGGACTCATCGCTGCTGGGAACTGCTGCCTGGTTCAATGCACCGGCGATCATCGGCAAGGCCGTCGATGGCCCTAACTCAATGATGGGTCAGTACATCCCACGCGAAATGGGTCAATGGTCCGGTGCGACGTACCGCACTTCCGATGACCGATTCCTGGGCCTGCTTCACTTAGGAGATCATCAGGCTGAGTTCGTGAATCTCTGCGAGAACCTCGAGCGGATGGACCTGGTGGCAGACCCACGGTTTGCCAGCCCGATGGATCGCATGACCAACTCTGCTGAATTGATGGCCATCATGGACGGCATCTTCGCCTCAAAGACACTTATCGAATGGAAGGCCATTCTCGTGCACAGCAAGGGCGTCTGGGCTCCCGTGCAAACGGTGGAAGAGATGCCAGACGATGTGCAAGTCCAGGCCAACGGAATGATCCGCACCGCGGAATATGGCGGTCGGCAGCAGCCAATCGTCATGCCACCAGTGATGTTCAACGAGGATGCCGGTCCATGCAACCCGGCACCTGACTTCGGGCAGCACACTGACGAGGTCCTTCGCGATATCGCCGGATACGACGCTTCCCGCATTGCAGAACTGCACGCCGCGGGAGCGATCGTCTAG
- a CDS encoding enoyl-CoA hydratase/isomerase family protein, protein MPIPLAELIASRDWYPRITTEGEVSGVLRFVDLDSPVPADLSSLDSRICLLIGVTRTAMAHSDLAVADHLDLVVSTAPAPDRRVVQVPDLEQAITELTEAANRAPRALLVLASLLRQTAALPIGDGIAAEAAAYSTLLAGPEFAGWLHSRGARKAVPSSESARVETTLQDDVLSIRMTRRLRLNAIDGQMRAALVDAIAIAIADPDLRVRLTGEGPCFSNGGDLREFGTTPDPATAWTVRVTQHPGWQLSQIADRTHVHMHGPCVGAGVEIAAFAKHVSADPASTFLLPELHMGLLPGAGGCVSIPARIGRWRTLWMVLSASTLSAEHAREWGLIDDIAAVD, encoded by the coding sequence ATGCCAATCCCGCTCGCCGAGTTGATCGCCTCGCGCGATTGGTACCCCCGCATCACAACTGAAGGCGAAGTCTCGGGAGTTCTGCGATTCGTCGATCTTGATTCTCCGGTGCCAGCGGACCTGTCAAGCCTGGACTCGCGAATATGCCTGCTTATCGGGGTGACGAGAACCGCCATGGCGCATTCGGATCTCGCGGTTGCTGACCACCTTGATCTCGTGGTGAGCACTGCGCCGGCGCCCGATCGCAGAGTGGTCCAGGTGCCAGATCTTGAACAGGCAATAACTGAACTCACAGAGGCAGCGAATCGGGCGCCTCGAGCACTTCTCGTGCTTGCTTCGCTGCTGCGTCAGACGGCTGCACTTCCAATTGGCGATGGCATTGCTGCTGAGGCTGCTGCGTACTCCACTCTCCTTGCGGGTCCCGAATTCGCTGGCTGGCTCCATTCTCGAGGCGCCCGTAAGGCAGTTCCCAGTTCCGAATCCGCTCGAGTCGAGACGACACTCCAAGACGATGTTCTGAGCATTCGCATGACGCGCAGGCTTCGACTCAACGCCATCGACGGTCAGATGCGCGCCGCCCTGGTGGATGCGATCGCCATCGCCATCGCCGATCCCGATCTTCGTGTGCGCCTCACCGGCGAGGGACCCTGCTTCAGCAATGGCGGCGATCTTCGCGAATTCGGCACCACACCTGATCCGGCAACTGCTTGGACCGTTCGTGTGACTCAGCATCCAGGGTGGCAGCTCTCGCAGATCGCGGATCGCACGCACGTGCATATGCATGGACCATGCGTGGGAGCTGGAGTTGAAATCGCGGCCTTTGCCAAGCATGTGTCAGCTGACCCCGCAAGTACCTTTCTCCTGCCCGAACTGCACATGGGCCTGCTTCCTGGGGCCGGCGGTTGTGTGAGCATCCCGGCTCGCATCGGGCGCTGGCGCACCTTGTGGATGGTGTTGAGCGCGAGCACATTGTCAGCAGAGCACGCCCGTGAATGGGGACTCATCGATGACATCGCTGCCGTCGACTAG
- a CDS encoding ABC transporter substrate-binding protein, which translates to MTEHVPVRISAAAASTAVLALLLAACGSAAAPDGAQTTATPINTCPPMPGVTADSVTIGVVFPQSGSAAPVFANFGVAAQLRADEINRKEGINGRRIVLRSYDDRNDPITQKEVAKRALADGVFGIIAASQQQSMYPALAQAGVPVTGLPNLPPYGTDRNVFGAFGAYSTTYASTAAAQRFKRAKARSVAVVTAPSAGAQNAAQGFIASLTATNLTQAGGTYVLQAAQDNLALVASRIKSSGATGVNVISVVGAGTSLLRSLKRQNATPVMTLINGLSNPRDVLEADGALDGAVGAPYGTIPLQLDHAEVKSYVAGMAAKGVDPYSPLAPIGYVSADLMAAGLAGAGACPTRSEFIRVQRGVSDYLGAGLLPGKVSFTPGVTPDGDPQKCTWFLTVRGNSMLPDDNATCGVLINTGAY; encoded by the coding sequence ATGACCGAACATGTGCCTGTGAGAATCTCCGCAGCGGCAGCTTCAACTGCAGTTCTTGCCCTATTGCTCGCTGCATGTGGCAGTGCCGCTGCGCCAGATGGCGCCCAAACCACGGCGACCCCTATTAATACGTGTCCTCCTATGCCCGGTGTCACAGCTGATTCGGTGACGATTGGCGTGGTCTTTCCGCAGTCAGGGTCGGCAGCGCCAGTCTTCGCCAATTTCGGAGTCGCGGCCCAACTACGAGCAGATGAGATCAATCGCAAGGAGGGGATCAACGGACGTCGAATCGTGTTGCGCTCCTATGACGACCGTAATGATCCGATCACCCAGAAGGAGGTCGCCAAGCGCGCCCTGGCCGACGGCGTCTTTGGGATCATCGCCGCATCCCAGCAGCAGTCGATGTACCCCGCTCTTGCGCAAGCGGGCGTTCCGGTCACTGGCCTGCCGAATCTGCCGCCCTATGGCACCGACCGCAATGTGTTCGGTGCTTTCGGGGCGTACTCAACAACCTATGCCTCCACTGCGGCAGCGCAGCGATTCAAGAGGGCCAAGGCTCGATCCGTTGCGGTGGTCACGGCCCCGTCAGCTGGCGCCCAGAACGCTGCCCAAGGATTCATTGCGAGCCTGACCGCCACAAACCTGACTCAGGCTGGTGGCACCTACGTCCTCCAAGCGGCGCAAGACAACCTCGCGCTCGTCGCATCGCGGATCAAGAGCTCAGGGGCGACCGGGGTCAACGTCATCTCGGTTGTGGGAGCGGGGACCTCCCTGCTGAGATCTCTCAAAAGGCAGAACGCGACCCCCGTCATGACCTTGATCAATGGGCTCTCCAATCCCAGGGATGTGCTTGAGGCCGATGGGGCACTCGATGGGGCAGTGGGCGCGCCATACGGCACCATCCCATTGCAACTGGATCACGCAGAAGTCAAGAGTTACGTCGCAGGAATGGCGGCCAAGGGCGTTGATCCCTATTCACCGCTGGCACCCATCGGCTATGTCTCCGCCGACCTGATGGCAGCCGGACTTGCTGGCGCAGGAGCATGTCCGACCCGATCGGAATTCATCCGCGTTCAGCGCGGAGTCAGCGACTACTTGGGTGCTGGCCTCTTGCCCGGCAAGGTCTCGTTCACGCCCGGAGTCACCCCAGACGGGGATCCTCAGAAGTGCACCTGGTTCTTGACAGTTCGTGGTAATTCGATGCTTCCGGATGACAATGCAACGTGCGGAGTACTCATCAATACGGGTGCGTATTAG
- a CDS encoding ATP-binding cassette domain-containing protein codes for MSTETMNAAPALRAENVSIRFGGVQALDAVSMSAKAGEITALIGPNGAGKSTMLGCISGTLFQNQGNILIGDVDVSNSSAQRRAAMNMARTFQSPQLVTELTVRQHVVLAARAGKQVRAGKLATSGRFLLDLIPFISRGISKAEIDSADELIEELGLGRDKEKGPSDLTLGQRRLLEVALCLATGAEIMLFDEPSAGLDRAETEHLGRLIQQLASERNITVVLVEHDLELVFAISTKVFVLDFGKLIDSGTPAEMRASKAVQTAYLGTTEDE; via the coding sequence ATGTCGACAGAAACAATGAATGCTGCGCCAGCACTGAGAGCAGAGAATGTCAGCATCCGCTTCGGTGGCGTGCAGGCGCTTGACGCCGTCAGCATGAGCGCTAAGGCTGGTGAGATCACTGCATTGATCGGCCCTAACGGCGCAGGCAAGAGCACCATGCTCGGCTGCATTTCAGGCACGCTCTTCCAAAATCAGGGCAACATCCTGATTGGCGACGTGGATGTCAGTAATTCATCTGCTCAGCGGCGTGCGGCCATGAACATGGCTCGAACCTTTCAGTCACCGCAGTTGGTCACTGAACTCACGGTTCGCCAGCATGTTGTTCTGGCTGCGCGGGCTGGCAAGCAGGTTCGTGCCGGCAAGCTTGCAACGTCTGGTCGCTTCCTGCTGGATCTGATTCCGTTCATCTCGCGAGGTATCTCCAAGGCTGAGATTGATTCAGCTGATGAGCTCATCGAAGAGCTTGGTCTTGGTCGCGATAAGGAGAAGGGTCCATCGGATCTGACGCTTGGTCAGCGCCGTCTCCTGGAGGTAGCGCTGTGCCTGGCAACGGGTGCAGAGATCATGCTGTTCGACGAGCCATCGGCTGGTCTGGACCGCGCGGAGACCGAGCACCTGGGTCGTCTGATTCAGCAGCTCGCCAGCGAGCGCAACATCACGGTCGTATTGGTCGAGCATGACCTGGAGTTGGTGTTCGCCATCAGCACCAAGGTCTTCGTGCTCGACTTCGGCAAGCTGATCGACAGTGGCACCCCAGCTGAAATGCGCGCAAGCAAGGCTGTTCAGACCGCTTACCTTGGAACTACGGAGGACGAGTAA
- a CDS encoding ABC transporter ATP-binding protein, with protein MSEAMIEVKNLTLKYGDALAVEDVSFSLVKGECLTILGANGAGKSSIGKSLAGLLPPSSGSISMAGDDITSLDPYLIAQRGLSYLPEGRAIFPTLTVEENLMLGARKLAEDPKLAVENAYQLFARLGERRKQQARTLSGGEQQMLAVAKALITEPDVLVVDELSLGLAPIVIADIYTALAAARVKNNVTIVLIEQYIDRALSFADRAMLMVHGHEVWNGPADSNADSIVRSFLSGDAA; from the coding sequence ATGTCAGAGGCGATGATTGAGGTTAAGAACCTCACGCTCAAGTACGGCGATGCACTTGCCGTGGAAGATGTTTCCTTCTCCCTCGTCAAGGGCGAATGTCTCACCATCCTTGGCGCCAACGGTGCGGGAAAGAGCAGCATTGGCAAGTCCCTTGCCGGTCTGCTCCCACCATCCAGCGGCAGCATTTCGATGGCCGGTGACGACATCACGTCCTTGGACCCGTACCTCATTGCACAACGAGGACTGTCCTACCTGCCTGAAGGCCGGGCCATCTTCCCCACCCTCACGGTGGAGGAGAACCTCATGCTCGGCGCGCGCAAGCTTGCCGAGGATCCGAAGTTGGCTGTGGAGAATGCCTACCAGTTGTTCGCCCGCCTCGGCGAGCGTCGCAAGCAGCAGGCACGAACCCTCTCAGGTGGAGAGCAGCAGATGCTGGCAGTTGCCAAGGCACTGATCACCGAGCCAGACGTGCTCGTGGTCGATGAGCTCTCGCTCGGCTTGGCGCCAATTGTTATCGCTGATATCTACACGGCTCTGGCTGCAGCCCGAGTGAAGAACAACGTAACAATCGTGCTCATCGAGCAGTACATCGACCGCGCGCTGTCCTTCGCTGATCGCGCCATGCTCATGGTGCACGGTCATGAAGTCTGGAACGGTCCTGCTGACAGCAATGCTGACAGCATCGTGCGTAGTTTCCTCAGCGGAGATGCCGCCTAG
- a CDS encoding ABC transporter permease, with protein MLSFAIAGLAVGALYAMSAMALVITYNASRVFNFAQGGMAFFLAYCFYYMGNSDTGLGWNLWLSAAIVVLIIGPLLGLFLWWLLLGKLGNLAPLTKVGVMIGLQVALVAVTTLIFGHDPVYLVYGPVGEPSVIFSIFDVNVSNEQFIIIVTAAIVALGGYYVLNRTMAGLVTRGSVDSELMTVLTGTNPKFVVASTWAIGTGIAGLAGLMVLPKVGLSPGGFANLIAASMAGAVIGKFTHLWRAFFGALVLGVTQEVLVLYLPSDGLLGTALRPSLPFLFMVGAVLIYSQQKDVKADSQKVEVAAVNNAYEVSLSKYLNIMRNPKGHWDRYVGYAVLAVVLVGIPLLFNEYWTGLIAVGFCYTVIFLSFRLVTGEAGIISLSQISFAGLGVIGAAYVVNNDTWFGAANEVPILLAMLIGGIVAGITGTVVGLLCLNLGPLYAAIVTFAFALLVDQAVYTRDEFSNFGSGLPFGRPVLFGLTLDTPKTFYWFGVVVMFAVMFVLWALRRSTTGLVFATIRASRVRAATLGFDIFIARVGVFALGAAVAGIGGSMVASFQLVAFPNGFIMTIGLVWFALAVAQGTSSMGGLAAAGTSLVLAPAIFSEFLPERLADLPILLFGLVAINMVVDPIGINPNLRAIFRHLAIKISGGTVHSPSYEEDESNKTNVSAGV; from the coding sequence GTGCTCAGTTTTGCAATCGCTGGCCTTGCCGTTGGCGCGCTTTATGCGATGTCGGCCATGGCATTGGTCATTACCTATAACGCGTCCCGCGTCTTCAACTTCGCCCAAGGCGGCATGGCCTTCTTCTTGGCCTACTGCTTCTACTACATGGGTAACAGCGACACCGGACTTGGTTGGAACCTTTGGCTCTCAGCAGCCATCGTGGTGCTGATCATTGGACCGCTGCTCGGTCTGTTCCTGTGGTGGCTGCTGCTGGGCAAGCTCGGAAACCTGGCCCCGCTGACCAAAGTCGGCGTCATGATCGGTCTGCAGGTCGCACTCGTTGCGGTCACGACCTTGATCTTCGGCCACGATCCGGTCTACCTCGTGTACGGCCCCGTTGGTGAGCCGTCGGTCATCTTCAGCATCTTCGATGTGAACGTTTCCAATGAGCAGTTCATCATCATCGTGACTGCAGCGATCGTGGCGCTCGGTGGCTACTACGTCCTCAACCGCACGATGGCGGGTCTGGTCACCCGTGGTTCGGTTGACTCCGAACTCATGACGGTGCTCACCGGCACCAACCCCAAGTTCGTTGTTGCATCCACTTGGGCCATCGGAACCGGCATCGCCGGTCTGGCGGGCCTGATGGTGCTTCCGAAGGTCGGCTTGAGCCCTGGCGGTTTCGCCAACCTGATCGCCGCGTCTATGGCGGGTGCAGTCATCGGCAAGTTCACGCACTTGTGGCGCGCATTCTTTGGCGCGCTTGTCTTGGGTGTTACTCAGGAAGTTCTGGTGCTGTACTTGCCAAGCGACGGCCTCCTAGGTACCGCCCTTCGCCCAAGCCTGCCCTTCCTCTTCATGGTTGGCGCAGTTCTGATCTACAGCCAGCAGAAGGACGTCAAGGCCGACTCGCAGAAGGTCGAAGTCGCTGCGGTTAACAACGCCTACGAGGTCTCGCTGTCGAAGTACCTCAACATCATGCGTAACCCCAAGGGACATTGGGACCGCTACGTTGGCTACGCAGTTCTGGCTGTCGTGCTTGTCGGCATCCCGCTTCTCTTCAACGAGTACTGGACAGGATTGATCGCGGTTGGCTTCTGCTACACGGTGATCTTCTTGTCCTTCCGATTGGTCACAGGTGAGGCAGGCATCATCAGCCTCTCCCAGATCAGTTTTGCTGGTCTGGGTGTCATCGGGGCGGCCTACGTCGTGAACAACGACACCTGGTTCGGAGCAGCAAATGAAGTGCCAATCCTGTTGGCGATGCTCATCGGTGGCATCGTGGCCGGTATCACGGGCACGGTCGTCGGATTGCTGTGCCTGAATCTCGGGCCGCTGTACGCCGCAATCGTGACCTTTGCGTTCGCGCTTCTGGTTGATCAGGCGGTCTACACCCGTGATGAGTTCTCAAATTTCGGATCGGGTCTGCCATTTGGACGTCCGGTGCTGTTCGGGCTGACTCTTGATACGCCAAAGACCTTCTACTGGTTTGGTGTGGTCGTCATGTTTGCGGTGATGTTCGTGCTGTGGGCCCTGCGTCGCTCGACGACTGGTCTGGTGTTCGCCACCATCCGTGCCAGCCGCGTTCGTGCGGCAACGCTTGGCTTCGACATCTTCATTGCTCGCGTAGGCGTCTTCGCCCTCGGTGCTGCAGTCGCAGGTATCGGCGGATCGATGGTCGCTAGCTTCCAGTTGGTCGCGTTCCCGAACGGCTTCATCATGACCATCGGTCTGGTGTGGTTCGCATTGGCAGTCGCCCAGGGCACCAGTTCTATGGGTGGTCTGGCGGCTGCCGGTACGTCGCTCGTGTTGGCTCCGGCGATCTTCTCGGAGTTCTTGCCAGAACGACTCGCTGACCTCCCAATTCTGCTGTTCGGTTTGGTGGCCATCAACATGGTGGTTGACCCGATCGGCATCAACCCGAACTTGCGCGCGATATTCCGACATCTGGCAATCAAGATAAGCGGCGGCACCGTGCACTCGCCGTCGTATGAAGAAGATGAATCCAATAAGACCAACGTTTCAGCAGGAGTGTGA